A DNA window from Plasmodium vinckei vinckei genome assembly, chromosome: PVVCY_10 contains the following coding sequences:
- a CDS encoding PIR protein CIR protein has protein sequence MTNHTLMCKYLNIADSYFNGKDVKTKIINKDPTIKGYCRDNSCKTNEAGINAVAAYIFNQFKMSIYDEEYNKYDEYFLMWLSDKLFKIRDKSKDKKTQKGYVDPITLNSAYEKYLKNHKGTFDYWVLFDHIKGLKEANLRYMAEFYLLLNRICKTIVYYETNDTESMELSNYFKKCLIQYRTLYMNISECNSYLHLLKKLKGIYDEFRDSAIKKIDSENKLATYLEKLTTQDGVEINGAKGFISYKFPKKKCNSLDKKSASVQLQSSSKEESPLPQEPEKKESAPQSSELQQTPTPTPLPAPPQAQKQDSPSKPPSPEQSKDQPNEQKDSDGLGNDGDGTDSAPVGKENQSTPGEPFNTGPLIFSISLKGMEKLNDGITWFEMIKNKFICATKHIHNLYNTTLPSIQNAFNKSINFSNHNINNISTDSKQVKPHADSDDNQSESGGAGDDTSPPKKDSEQTQEPRESHDSSENHNSDKNDQESEKPVEVPVVKSENPGTETKGNGTIGIGDIFIFKEFKKIGIPIIVIIISITLAIMYKFLVFERRKKLKRKKMKKVTNLFGVNKTT, from the exons ATGACGAACCACACACTAATG TGTAAATATCTTAATATAGCTGATAGTTATTTTAATGGTAAAGATGTCAAAACGAAGATAATTAACAAAGACCCAACCATCAAAGGATATTGTCGTGATAATAGTtgtaaaacaaatgaagCTGGTATTAATGCTGTGGccgcatatatatttaaccAATTCAAAATGTCAATATACGATGAAGAGTATAATAAGTatgatgaatattttttgatgtGGCTAAgtgataaattatttaagaTACGTGACAAAAGCAAAGACAAAAAGACTCAAAAAGGCTATGTCGATCCTATTACTTTAAATAGTGCTTATGAGAAGTATTTAAAGAATCATAAAGGAACGTTCGATTATTGGGTTCTTTTTGATCATATAAAGGGTTTGAAAGAAGCTAATCTTAGGTATATGGCcgaattttatttattacttaATAGAATATGTAAAACAATTGTATATTATGAAACAAACGATACCGAAAGTATGGAACTTtctaattattttaaaaaatgccTTATTCAATATAGAACCCTTTATATGAACATTTCTGAATGCAATTCATATCTTcatttattgaaaaaattaaaaggtATATATGATGAGTTTAGAGATTCTGCTATTAAGAAAATTGAttcagaaaataaattagcAACTTATCTTGAAAAACTTACAACACAAGATGGAGTAGAGATAAACGGGGCGAAAGGctttatatcatataaattccctaaaaaaaaatgtaattcCCTCGATAAAAAATCGGCCTCAGTACAATTACAATCTTCTTCAAAAGAAGAATCACCGCTACCACAAGAgccagaaaaaaaagaatcaGCACCACAATCATCAGAGTTACAACAAACACCAACACCAACACCATTGCCAGCCCCACCTCAGGCGCAAAAACAAGATTCACCATCTAAACCACCATCCCCTGAACAATCAAAAGATCAACCGAATGAGCAAAAAGATTCAGATGGCTTAGGTAATGATGGAGATGGGACGGATAGTGCTCCAGTAGGAAAAGAAAATCAAAGTACGCCAGGGGAGCCTTTTAATACTGGACCATTAATTTTTAGTATCTCATTAAAAGGCATGGAGAAATTAAATGATGGAATTACTTGGTTTGAAATGATTAagaataaatttatatgcgCAACCaaacatatacataatttatataatacaacTTTACCTAGTATACAAAATGCTTTCAATAAAtcaattaatttttctaatcacaatattaataatataagtaCCGATTCTAAGCAAGTAAAGCCACATGCTGATTCAGATGATAATCAATCTGAATCAGGCGGAGCAGGGGATGATACATCACCCCCCAAAAAAGATTCAGAACAAACTCAAGAACCACGAGAGTCCCATGACTCATCTGAAAACCACAATTCTGATAAAAACGATCAAGAATCTGAAAAACCGGTGGAAGTCCCAGTGGTTAAATCAGAAAATCCAGGAACCGAAACAAAAGGAAATGGAACAATAGGAATAggtgatatatttatattcaaagaattcaaaaaaattggaaTTCCAATTAtagttattataatatccATTACTTTAGCTATTATGTACAAg TTTTTGGTATTTGAACGGAgaaagaaattaaaaagaaaaaaaatgaaaaaagttACAAATTTGTTTGGTGTAAATAAAACGACATGA
- a CDS encoding PIR protein CIR protein — MTPVYNLKTNIQSYGQTLKMCKLLLKGDSYFNDENVDTEEIKKNAKLKGYCSSNGCKTNEDGINAVFKYIYMEFKESIPRVTQHNHYDEYLLMWISDKLLKIHKKGKGKKIGKGRMDDFTLKRAYEEYLKKHKKGLDYWNLLNMKQGLKEANLWYMSEFYKLFNNICKTIVDYKDNGAKSKQLSKYSKNCLTQYRTLYKNISKCQSYLDLLNKLKGIYDDFRSRAIKRTDSKNDLKTKLIIITPEDGEEMEAVRRFISYDFSNSKCKLPQKKKKKASPPEPQPPPQSAQDGGSSKTSQTGGSNSQNVPKTSENSKENTGGGNDNEGGQSDGNGNPGDGSSDPASSTPGGSFDLGSSILKFILNGTDKLNKTSQFIQQNQKMFKDAKDKISSAYNDTVENLKNVYNVSSSHFNNIINNITSHLNQVGTPPKSSGKQSGPGSPIDGGNKLNQSPSNSQQNPPSPPPQQPPPPTPPQLPSPPIPTPITLPDPLKGSPQQKQPSSQSQTITQHPPQVPVKVNQPNHKTVVQFVKSLSSDLILKKPWNIFPTTWNGSGDCKPEIKFMNATLVCCTSEQCSLTGITVTLVLIPIILLIAYKYLSFGSSKKSEKKNMKKVINFHDGKRKTKIIISSNDRSKDLKPVINSIGGKKDSLINIYNIIQADPMPFINLFFLLIFFVYKRKRDTIE, encoded by the exons ATGACGCCAGTctacaatttaaaaacgAACATACAATCCTATGGACAAACACTAAAAATG TGTAAGTTACTTCTCAAAGGTGATAGTTATtttaatgatgaaaatgtcGATACGGaggaaattaaaaaaaacgcAAAACTCAAAGGATATTGTAGTAGCAATGGTtgtaaaacaaatgaagATGGTATTAATGCTGTGTtcaaatacatatatatggaatTCAAAGAATCAATACCAAGAGTAACTCAACATAATCATTatgatgaatatttattgatGTGGATAAGTGATAAATTGCTTAAGATACacaaaaaaggaaaaggCAAAAAGATTGGAAAAGGCCGTATGGACGATTTTACTTTAAAGCGGGCTTATGAAGAGTATTTAAagaaacataaaaaaggatTGGATTATTGGaatcttttaaatatgaagCAGGGTTTGAAAGAAGCTAATCTTTGGTATATGAGcgaattttataaattatttaataatatatgtaaaacaATTGTAGATTATAAAGATAACGGTGCTAAAAGTAAGCAACTTTCTAAATATTCTAAAAATTGCCTTACTCAATATAGAACCCTTTATAAGAACATTTCTAAATGCCAATCATATCTTGATTTattgaataaattaaaaggtATATATGATGATTTTAGAAGTCGTGCTATTAAGAGAACTgattcaaaaaatgatttaaaaactaaacttataataattacacCAGAAGATGGAGAAGAGATGGAAGCGGTGAGAAGatttatatcatatgaCTTCAGTAATTCAAAATGTAAACTcccccaaaaaaaaaaaaaaaaagcctCACCACCAGAGCCACAACCACCACCACAATCAGCACAAGATGGTGGGTCATCGAAAACATCTCAAACAGGAGGGTCAAATAGTCAAAATGTACCAAAGACTTCAGAAAATAGTAAAGAAAATACAGGGGGTGGAAATGATAATGAAGGAGGTCAGAGTGACGGAAACGGAAACCCTGGTGATGGATCAAGTGATCCAGCATCAAGTACACCAGGAGGATCTTTTGATTTGGGATCATCAAttcttaaatttatattaaatggaACGGACAAATTGAATAAAACTTCCCAATTTATTCAACAAAACCAGAAAATGTTTAAAGATGCTAAGGATAAAATCAGTAGTGCATATAATGACACTGtggaaaatttaaaaaatgtttataatgTATCTAGTAgtcattttaataatattattaataatataactaGCCATCTTAATCAAGTTGGAACTCCTCCTAAATCAAGTGGTAAACAGTCTGGGCCAGGAAGTCCAATAGATGGTGGGAATAAATTGAATCAGTCACCATCAAATTCACAACAAAATCCACCATCACCTCCTCCACAACAGCCTCCACCACCAACACCACCACAACTTCCTTCGCCGCCAATTCCAACGCCAATTACATTACCAGACCCACTAAAAGGTTCGCCACAACAAAAACAACCATCTTCCCAATCGCAAACTATCACACAGCACCCTCCACAAGTCCCAGTTAAAGTCAATCAACCTAATCACAAAACAGTTGTTCAATTTGTAAAATCACTAAGTTCTGAcctaattttgaaaaaaccGTGGAATATATTTCCAACGACATGGAATGGATCAGGGGACTGTAAAcctgaaataaaatttatgaatGCCACATTAGTGTGTTGTACATCTGAACAGTGTAGTTTAACTGGAATTACAGTTACACTTGTTTTAATAcccattattttattaattgcatataag tatttatcatttggatcatcaaaaaaatcagaaaaaaaaaacatgaagaaagttataaattttcatgatggaaaaagaaagacaaaaataattataagttCAAATGATAGGAGCAAAGACCTAAAACCTGTTATAAATTCAATTGGTGGAAAAAAGGAttcattaataaatatatacaatattataCAGGCCGATCCTATgccatttattaatttattttttttgttgattttttttgtctataAAAGAAAACGAGACACCATagaatga
- a CDS encoding CIR protein PIR protein, whose amino-acid sequence MAEKLCKFLLEVDGYFNNENVDEKKFNANSSFGYRCPYEKKGKKQIPRGCKNNYERINAVAGYLYQNLYQISNQLNNVGDHHSQYLEMFIMWLGDKLYKLEKGKDATIKESYEKHLKPFMSGFNYWNVLNNKRVYTEAKLWYMNEFYKLFNHICNLVIEYNKTHKNTDTSNLINYFMQCDKTYKALYNIVKDCKPYLHLLDILKKIYEDFRFDKIINDSTRPLLSNHFKSLRTGKNNDEYFVTQSKDLDFQHDGCVKREIPNDQNSKKGVTGGNIGGSQGNIKLPPVQNPAAAKKQPVPAQGQQGKTPGKPPPSQGQQGKPSGKPSGKPPRKPPGNPPVKPSPAQTGAPKPQTPSQSSSTSSQKGTSLNGSQTSGQLHQNGAGKGKGSKASDTGVSGSGGGSVTEGASGNKVPSVGGKSVTDNGGSGVIGAGKGGGDGNKVDTNSKKGVADGNIGGSQGNIKLPPAQTPDIKPNPPHTKHPAPVQPVSPQKSKGSVLSANVKQVSGDSPGGKPAPTPPPLQTSETNDQSGAKGSDIKKGNKVDGSNVPGGGISHPGSPDGKPKNGEQKKQNQVGTPSPGPKAGSQGSSGSQTKDSENSSPGSNGAGISQSPDTMPPPPTPQGGQKLGTGPQRGTKDSNKGLDPSKSEKNGAGIQKGNSDSVDTGKGVPSVDTGASGSGPGAGTRNTNRGSGGTYSQVLSPGSDQGVSNGGAEGSGDGPSVEKGDTGSGTTDGLGTSNTAQVNPSSVPGSSGGTSKDNSQTKISKVDDPSLTSQVTRPGNQGNVGGIPPSVQITGKDPPSIIDNGKGDTTDNTNTGDSEKKDSNSVTVNKGTTENNKIDQLKGTDHTQGSSSSVTGGSGSGPGAGTVGGSNSQVNTNVGKGGIQTLATTQVTLPSSDISPSNIGNGNKTLGTAIKVIEKLSIWCIAQNKKCNIVGIGIIGFSIFSFLAIMYKYLSFGSATKSKKKNMKRVIKLVDGNKKTKIIISSYDKKRGLKLIINSVGGKKYPLLNMYKLMQTDPMPFINLFFLLIFFVYKRKRDTIE is encoded by the exons ATGGCTGAGAAATTA tGTAAATTCCTTCTCGAGGTTGATGGATATTTTAACAATGAAAATGtcgatgaaaaaaaatttaatgcaAACAGTTCATTTGGATATAGATGCccttatgaaaaaaagggaaaaaaacaaataccTCGTggatgtaaaaataattatgaaagAATTAACGCTGTAGCAGGATACTTATACCAAAATTTGTATCAAATTTCTAatcaattaaataatgtagGAGATCATCATAGCCAATATCTTGAGATGTTTATTATGTGGCTAGgagataaattatataagttAGAAAAAGGAAAGGATGCAACCATTAAAGAATCTTATGAAAAGCATTTAAAGCCTTTTATGTCGGGATTTAATTATTGGAAcgttttaaataataagcgTGTTTATACAGAAGCTAAACTTTGGTATATGAATGAATTTTATAAGTTATTTAATCATATATGTAATTTAGTTatagaatataataaaacccACAAAAACACGGATACCAGTAAccttataaattatttcatgCAATGcgataaaacatataaagcACTTTATAATATCGTTAAAGATTGTAAACCATATCTACATTTATtggatattttaaaaaaaatatatgaagaTTTTAGatttgataaaattattaatgatAGTACAAGACCATTATTATCTAATCATTTTAAATCTCTTAGAACgggtaaaaataatgacgAATATTTTGTAACTCAATCTAAAGACCTTGATTTTCAACATGATGGATGTGTAAAACGTGAAATACCAAATGACCAAAATTCCAAAAAAGGTGTAACAGGTGGTAATATTGGTGGATCACAAGGCAATATAAAACTACCACCTGTACAAAACCCCGCAGCAGCTAAAAAACAACCAGTACCTGCTCAAGGACAACAAGGAAAAACACCTGGAAAACCACCACCTTCACAAGGACAACAAGGAAAACCATCTGGAAAACCATCTGGAAAACCACCTAGAAAACCACCTGGAAATCCTCCTGTAAAACCATCACCTGCACAGACAGGAGCTCCCAAACCACAAACACCATCACAATCATCTTCAACATCTTCACAAAAGGGTACTTCATTAAATGGATCTCAAACATCGGGGCAACTCCATCAAAATGGGGCAGGCAAGGGAAAAGGAAGTAAAGCTAGTGATACAGGAGTTTCAGGTAGTGGAGGAGGTAGTGTAACCGAAGGTGCAAGCGGCAATAAAGTACCCTCAGTAGGTGGAAAATCAGTTACAGATAATGGAGGAAGTGGTGTAATAGGAGCTGGAAAAGGGGGTGGAGATGGAAATAAAGTAGATACAAATTCCAAAAAAGGTGTAGCAGATGGTAATATTGGTGGATCACAAGGCAATATAAAACTACCACCTGCACAAACACCAGATATAAAACCAAACCCACCACATACAAAACATCCAGCACCTGTACAACCAGTATCACCACAAAAATCAAAAGGGTCTGTACTATCTGCAAATGTAAAACAAGTATCTGGAGACTCACCAGGTGGAAAACCAGCACCTACACCACCACCACTTCAAACATCGGAAACAAACGATCAAAGTGGAGCAAAGGGTTCAGACATCAAGAAAGGAAATAAAGTTGACGGATCCAATGTACCAGGAGGTGGAATCAGTCATCCAGGAAGTCCAGATGGAAAACCAAAAAATGGTGAACAAAAGAAACAAAACCAGGTGGGCACCCCCTCACCAGGCCCTAAAGCAGGAAGTCAAGGAAGTTCAGGTAGTCAAACAAAAGATTCCGAGAATTCATCACCTGGTTCAAATGGTGCAGGTATATCACAATCACCAGATACAATGCCACCACCACCTACACCACAAGGGGGTCAAAAATTAGGGACAGGTCCTCAAAGAGGAACAAAGGATTCAAACAAAGGACTAGACCCTTCTAAAAGTGAGAAAAATGGAGCAGGTATTCAGAAAGGAAATTCGGATAGTGTAGATACTGGTAAAGGAGTTCCAAGTGTTGATACAGGAGCTTCGGGTAGTGGACCAGGTGCTGGAACAAGAAATACAAATAGGGGATCAGGAGGTACATATAGTCAAGTATTATCTCCAGGTAGTGATCAAGGAGTATCGAATGGTGGAGCAGAAGGTTCAGGAGATGGGCCAAGCGTTGAGAAAGGAGATACAGGTAGTGGAACAACTGATGGATTAGGAACCTCCAATACTGCTCAAGTAAATCCAAGTAGTGTTCCAGGGAGTTCAGGAGGGACATCAAAAGATAACTCACAAACGAAAATAAGCAAAGTGGATGACCCCTCATTGACTTCCCAAGTAACAAGGCCGGGAAATCAAGGGAATGTGGGAGGAATTCCACCAAGCGTGCAAATTACCGGGAAAGATCCACCAAGCATTATAGATAATGGAAAAGGAGACACTACAGATAACACAAATACTGGAgatagtgaaaaaaaagattcaAATAGTGTCACAGTAAATAAAGGGACTACcgaaaataacaaaatcgATCAACTTAAAGGTACAGATCATACACAAGGAAGTTCAAGTAGTGTAACAGGAGGTTCTGGCAGTGGGCCAGGCGCTGGAACAGTAGGTGGATCAAATAGTCAAGTAAATACAAATGTTGGGAAAGGAGGAATTCAAACACTAGCAACTACTCAAGTTACATTACCAAGTTCTGATATAAGTCCTTCAAATATAGGGAATGGAAATAAGACTCTTGGAACGGCCATTAAAGTGATCGAAAAACTATCAATATGGTGTATAgcacaaaataaaaaatgtaacatAGTAGGTATTGGTATTATAGGATTTTCAATATTCAGTTTTTTAGCAATTATGTATAAG taTTTATCATTTGGATCAGCAAcaaaatcgaaaaaaaaaaacatgaagAGAGTTATAAAATTAGTTGATGGAAAcaaaaagacaaaaataattataagttCATATGATAAGAAAAGAGGCCTAAAACTGATTATAAATTCAGTTggtggaaaaaaatatccattattaaatatgtacaaACTTATGCAGACCGATCCTATgccatttattaatttattttttttgttaattttttttgtctataAAAGAAAACGAGATACCATAGaatga
- a CDS encoding PIR protein CIR protein — MAESSDNLKDVYREFATIDEYFYVTDEGQFRVDTAHKSINDYCNSWWDQGKDNCHNHLEMTNCSVIYLLKNFKKYGLEYDKFAEYVILWLSYKLNRNPQHKFDKLNDFYTKYIETNTHYNNIINDDGNMTYKDIIDKKKELMDMNINEISKFNGLFSILFYLYYLFNVERLNCETNLKLANNFADIFKERNNDSNNIKGSLYNQILSTLSDDYNILINKYGNKCTNFKSLTELNPQKIPVGNSVQPTVLSPEGTPSSSSILNTVIPVLSTFSVISLFLGVAYKYSLFGIDKLFQRQYIRNKLKKITKKMELNI, encoded by the exons ATGGCAGAGTCAAGTGATAATCTTAAGGATGTg taTAGAGAATTTGCTACGATCGACGAGTATTTTTATGTGACGGATGAAGGTCAATTTAGAGTTGATACTGCACACAAATCAATCAACGATTATTGTAATTCCTGGTGGGACCAAGGAAAAGACAATTGTCATAATCATCTTGAAATGACTAATTGTAgtgttatttatttgctaaaaaattttaagaaGTATGGTTTagaatatgataaatttgCCGAATACGTTATTTTATGGTTAAGTTATAAACTAAATAGAAATCCACAACATAAATTCGacaaattaaatgatttttatactaaatatatagaaacaAATACccattataataatataataaatgatgaTGGTAATATGACTTATAAGGATAttatagataaaaaaaaagaattgatggatatgaatattaatgaaatatcTAAATTTAATGGTCTATttagtatattattttatttgtattatttatttaatgttGAACGTTTGAATTGCGAAACAAATTTGAAATTAGCTAACAATTTTgctgatatatttaaagaacGCAATAATGattctaataatataaaaggcAGTCTATATAATCAAATATTGTCTACATTATCAGATGattataacattttaataaataaatatggtaATAAATGTACCAATTTTAAATCACTTACAGAATTAAACCCCCAAAAAATTCCTGTAGGAAATTCTGTACAACCTACTGTACTAAGTCCTGAAGGTACACCATCAAGTTCATCGATATTAAACACAGTAATTCCAGTTTTATCGACATTTTCTGTAATATCACTTTTCTTGGGAGTTGCTTATAAG tattcattatttggaATTGATAAACTATTTCAAAGacaatatataagaaacaaattaaaaaaaataacgaaGAAAATGGAACTTAATATATGA